A window of the bacterium genome harbors these coding sequences:
- a CDS encoding N-acetylmuramoyl-L-alanine amidase — MVLDPGHGGPRWTGAGGPKTGVFEKDLVLDIAGRVRAMLEEELDVEVVLTRTGDYPVGLQERVRTANELGADLFLSLHLNGGPPERCGPEMYYADHHRPDTPWSPGGGARFALPLTGELPFIARLEAARLLARLTFEELTAPSADLARSLQGTHVAELGLPDRGVWPAPFFVLVEARMPAVLVESCYL, encoded by the coding sequence ATCGTCCTCGATCCCGGCCACGGCGGTCCCCGGTGGACGGGGGCCGGCGGCCCCAAGACCGGCGTTTTCGAGAAGGACCTGGTGCTGGACATCGCCGGTCGGGTGCGGGCGATGCTGGAGGAGGAACTGGACGTCGAGGTCGTACTGACCCGAACGGGCGATTACCCCGTGGGGCTCCAGGAGCGCGTCCGCACCGCCAACGAGCTCGGCGCCGATCTCTTCCTCTCCCTCCACCTGAACGGCGGCCCGCCGGAGCGTTGCGGGCCCGAGATGTACTACGCCGACCACCACCGGCCGGACACCCCCTGGTCGCCCGGCGGCGGCGCGCGGTTCGCCCTGCCACTCACGGGCGAGCTGCCGTTTATCGCCCGTTTGGAGGCGGCCCGGCTCCTCGCCCGGCTGACATTCGAGGAATTGACCGCGCCCTCGGCGGACCTGGCCCGGAGCCTCCAGGGGACCCACGTCGCGGAGCTCGGCCTGCCCGACCGCGGCGTGTGGCCGGCGCCCTTCTTCGTTCTGGTGGAGGCGCGGATGCCGGCGGTGCTCGTCGAGTCATGCTACCTC